In one window of Solanum pennellii chromosome 2, SPENNV200 DNA:
- the LOC107009763 gene encoding uncharacterized protein LOC107009763 yields MAPFEALYGRRSRYLNGLQSADNRKQPLVFDVRDQVYLNLSPMKGVMRFCIKKKLSLRYVGTYEILQCGGLGVDGDLSYEEVPIEILDWQVKRLRNKEDATVKVLWKNHLVVGATWEDETEMRSRYAHLFIS; encoded by the exons atggcaccgtttgaggcactatATGGTAGGAGGTCTAGGTATCTAAATGGGTTACAGTCAGCAGATAACAGGAAGCAGCCCTTAGTGTTTGACGTTCGAGACCAGGTCTACTTGAAtttatcacccatgaagggggtgatgagattttgcATTAAGAAGAAGTTGAGTCTGAGGTATGTTGGGACATACGAGATTCTACAGTGTGGGG GTTTAGGGGTTGACGGAGACTTGtcatatgaagaggttcctaTTGAGATTTTAGACTGGCAGGTGAAGAGGCTGAGAAACAAAGAGgatgccacagtgaaggtattgtggaagAACCATCTTGTTgtgggtgctacgtgggaggacGAGACCGAAATGAGATCCCGCTATGCTCATCTTTTCatctcttga